One region of Vigna angularis cultivar LongXiaoDou No.4 chromosome 10, ASM1680809v1, whole genome shotgun sequence genomic DNA includes:
- the LOC108334981 gene encoding endoglucanase 13, whose translation MTGLQLGSRRTEVVWSSWFPPPTTIRLSHAAKVSPRRPPPSFSHQTTQNTDHLPSAHDHDYKQALRNSLLYFEGQRSGKLPPNQRVTWRANSALKDGHDAGIDLVGGYYDAGDNLKLGFPLAFTITMLSWSTIEFKDKLSQQKELQNALSAIKWGTDYLIKAHTSPDVLYGEIGDPNSDHPCWMRPEDMTTPRTSYKLDRQHPGSDLVAETAAALAAASIAFQSVDKKYSSTMLLHATQLFDFADTHRGKYSDSITPAREIYSSSGFEDELVWGAAWLYRATNMKKYLDYLEGVRDTGGVRSVFSWDDKYVGAHILVAKLVLDGKVEKSGIWAQYRSQAEEYICSCAQKSHQNVHKTAGGLFWFLPWNNNQYVATATFVMSVYSKYLSSKGSSLHCSGGVVSPDYLTSIVRSQVDYILGSNPRSMSYMIGYGSNFPKKIHHRGASIVSIRKDPTPVGCKDGFQEWFHKDAPNPNVLVGAVVSPDGNDNYQDSRDDYQLAEPATVTMAPLVGVLAHLA comes from the exons atgaCAGGATTACAACTCGGTTCAAggagaaccgaggtagtatggTCTTCTTGGTTTCCCCCGCCGACCACCATCCGACTTTCTCACGCTGCCAAGGTTTCCCCCCGCCGACCACCACCATCTTTCTCACATCAGACCACCCAAAACACCGACCACCTTC CCTCTGCTCATGATCATGATTACAAACAAGCACTCAGAAATAGTTTGCTGTATTTTGAGGGCCAACGTTCAGGGAAATTGCCACCCAATCAGAGAGTCACCTGGAGAGCAAATTCAGCACTTAAAGATGGCCATGATGCTgga ATTGATCTTGTGGGCGGATATTATGATGCCGGAGATAACCTGAAGCTAGGGTTTCCACTGGCATTCACCATAACCATGCTTTCATGGAGCACAATAGAGTTCAAAGACAAACTTTCCCAGCAGAAGGAACTCCAAAACGCGCTCAGCGCCATCAAATGGGGCACAGATTATTTGATTAAAGCACACACAAGTCCTGATGTGTTATACGGCGAGATCGGAGATCCAAATTCCGATCATCCCTGTTGGATGCGGCCGGAAGATATGACAACTCCTCGGACTTCTTACAAACTCGACCGTCAGCATCCTGGTTCCGATCTCGTCGCAGAAACAGCTGCCGCCTTAGCAGCTGCCTCCATAGCGTTTCAATCCGTCGATAAAAAGTATTCCTCCACCATGTTACTTCATGCAACGCAG TTGTTTGACTTTGCAGACACTCATCGAGGTAAGTATTCAGACAGTATCACACCAGCAAGGGAAATATATTCCAGTAGCGGCTTCGAG GATGAATTGGTGTGGGGAGCTGCATGGCTTTATCGTGCGACCAACATGAAGAAATACCTTGATTATCTGGAAGGAGTGAGAGATACTGGTGGTGTGAGATCAGTGTTTAGTTGGGATGATAAGTACGTGGGTGCACATATTCTTGTAGCAAAG CTTGTTTTAGATGGTAAAGTGGAGAAATCAGGGATATGGGCACAATACCGATCACAGGCAGAGGAATATATATGTTCCTGTGCTCAGAAATCACACCAAAATGTGCATAAAACAGCAGGGGGTCTCTTTTGGTTCTTACCATGGAACAATAATCAATACGTTGCTACTGCAACATTTGTGATGTCTGTTTATTCCAAGTATTTATCTTCAAAGGGTTCATCCCTCCACTGCAGTGGTGGTGTTGTCAGTCCTGATTATCTCACTTCTATTGTTCGATCCCAG GTTGACTATATTTTGGGTTCTAACCCTAGAAGCATGAGTTACATGATTGGATACGGGTcaaattttccaaaaaaaattcatcacagAGGAGCGTCAATTGTATCAATCAGAAAAGATCCTACTCCAGTAGGATGCAAAGATGGATTTCAGGAATGGTTCCATAAGGATGCACCAAACCCTAATGTGTTGGTTGGTGCAGTTGTGAGTCCAGATGGAAATGATAACTATCAAGATAGTAGGGATGATTATCAACTAGCTGAGCCAGCAACTGTTACTATGGCACCTTTGGTGGGTGTTCTTGCTCATCTAGCTTAA